The window cagaacagaagccctcagccagtcccatcacttacagctttctgccctttctgcccCCATACagagcatcacaagctgcctgtaCACCCACAATATATTAATACAACCTGatataacagaatatataaagaaaattacaatgcagaagtctattaacattaatacagaataacgtTACCGTCACTGGTttccatttttaacacatttttcaattatttcagcaTCCCGCTTTCTATCGTTCACTGCTAGCCTTTCAACTCCGTCATTGAATCAATACTTGaagagctgttgctgtttcagtaacgtttaataagttcaaacagcacacacatatgttgataggccataacaatgtatagtagtttagtttaattataaaaaaaaaaaaaaaaagctacaaaccgctattaaagctgaaggtgCGTAACGGACACTGGGATTtctgttgttccaatgtgcagaacTCGCAGTAGTAATCGGGAGACGCTGGCGTGCAGAAGGTtgggtttttgttatttagtcctgacagttaatcaagtgacagataatcgagttttactgtagatgaatagatttctctgtcacattaaatgtacaaattctttaactcaaagttattcaaacagtttccattaaacactaaacttcactcacctgcttttcttctctttccgaCTCCAGCTCGACCATTTTATGCCCATTATGTCCAGTCACCACACACATCGTGCAGATACAGGAatcatcagttttacagaatatctccagacttttctgatgtttctcacagagtttctccttcagatttctatcaggGTCAACCAGCTTGTGTCCCTTCCAGGCCGCTActtcatagtgaggctgcaggtgtgtctgacagtaggaggccatgcaggtgagacaggacttcaccgctctgaacttcttaccagtacagaagtcacactccaaGTATCCAGGGCCAGCATAATTCTGAGATGGAggaggcggaggaggaggaggactgagtgtcgtcttctttaatttctggATCAATTCATTAAGCAGATTATTTCTTCATAGAGCAGGCCTCGTGGTGAAGTTTtctctgcactgaggacagctgcactCTTGGCTCTTTTTCCAGCAGTCCGTGAGGCACTTCAGGCAAAAGTTATGTCCACAGGGGATGGTgacggggtcagtcagggtgtccagacacaccgagcaggtgaactcgtcctgtgatacaaacagctgggcttcagccatcgtcagtctgaggagaggcaggcagagagaatcagtcagagaaacaaggaagtgacttgtgaagaaatgaaagtgaaagtttgtctgagctcagtgaggaggaggaggagatttaaagagaaagctgagagctcagagagagaacatctgaggagacactgagggtgaacagttaatgtgagacaggagctcagacagtgaagaccaccaagtgagagaagagatgacctgtcacaggggtctgctaaagtgtcattcacgtcagtatttctttttttttttttatttattaattttattacaatcaatacatagcaatcaagtttttacaaaaaaaaaaagaattatgctaagaacagatcgatccccacccttgagagagagagcaagccaaacggtgtaaaatttaaggcttttaaaaatacctaaatcaacaaattctctgtgctttataaaatcatttcaaaatattactgattagatcctgccatgttttgaaaaagtctgcacagatcctctaactgagtatttgattttttccaattttaaataatataacacatcagtttcccactgacttaaagaggagagtttgggttcttccagtttatcagaataagtctgcgtgccaacagtgtagtgaatgcaatcacaatttgtttgtctttctccactttaagaccctctggaagaaccccaaacacagctgttaatgggttaggagggattgtgagtccaagactgtctgagaggtaattaaaaatttttgtccagaataatgttaatttggagcaggcccagaacatgtgacctagtgaggctggggcttggttgcaacgctagcaggttggatcatgccctggaaacattttgagagttttagtcgagacagatgtgctcgatatataattttgagttgtataattgtatgctttgcatatggagcttgagtgaattctctgcattgctactttccactccttttctgatatattaattgagaggtcattttcccagtgtcctcttggatctttgaaaggaagggattgtaaaaggattttatatattgtagagatggagtctaactccttgaaattgagcaataatttttccagcgtggatgagggtgcaagatgaggaaaatctggaaggttctgtttaacaaagttcctgatttgaagatagtgaaagaaatttgtagctggaatgttaaatttggaatgtaattgttcataggatgcaaagacgttgtctatataaagatctctaagcaagttaattccaaatttttccagatattaaaactgcatatgtttgtgagggttgaaagaggtggttcttttgcagggtgccacagaaagaagcttctccgccttaaaatgctttctacattggttccagattctaagtgagtggagcacaattgggttattagtgtattgccgataacgtgtgtttattggagcacaaagcaaggaatacaaagaagtactgcaggattttacttctattgcggtccatgcctgtgtatgttcttctatttgtgtccaggttcttatcgactgtatatttgcccagtaataaaactggaagttaggtagagccatgccgccttctgccttttgtctttgtagggtcgctcttttgatgcgtggatgtttagaattccaaataaatgaggttattgttgaatctaattgcttaaagaacgatttattaatgtatattggtatgttttgaaataaaaaggagcttaggaagaatattcatcttaacagtgttaattcttccagctagtgtgagatgaagggttgaccatctatgcaagtcttgtttaattttttccatacagacgcttaaattttgttgataaagagctttatgtttacttgtgatgtttaccccgaggtatttaaactgttctgcaatgataaaaggaagggtgtctaatctaatattatatgcttgcgaattcaccggaaagagtacacttttattcagattaattctgagaccagagagcttttgaaattctgtgagtgctgctaagactgcaggcacagaattttctgggtccgatatatacagtaccatgtcatctgcatataatgagattttctgttccagtccttctctgctaatcccctttatctgatcagtatttcgacaatgtattgccagtggttcaatggcaattgcaaacagcagtggtgacaaagggcatccttgtcttgtgccacgctctagtttaaagtagtctgagcaaatgttattgatgcaaactgaagcttctgggttagtatacagtaatttaatccatgcacaaatgttcgggccaaacccaaacttctccaaaatagtaaaaggtatttccattcaatcatgtcgaatgctttttctgcatccaatgataataatatttctggggtgtttgatttagttggtgagtatattacattaaacaggcgtcaagatttgaagataagtgtcggcccctaataaatccagtttggtcttgtgatattactgagggagcactttctccatccttctagctatgattttagagagtattttaacgtcgttattcagaagtgaaattggtctgtatgatgcacattgtaataagtccttattttgttttggaaagacagtgattagtgcttggcgaaaggtttgtggaagagattggttatctctggcttctgtaaatgttgctaataggagggagctagctgagcggagaatttcttgtaaaactctgcagggtagccatcagggcctgctgcttttccaccttggagtgactttatagcatccagtaattctgataatgacagaggtttatcgagctcctccacactaataagcgtcaatttgtggtatctgtaatttatccagaaatgcattagattgtatattgtcttctttaaactcagtagtatatagggatttatagtagtctctaaaagtgtacattatatttttgtgttcgatgattttatctccattcgtgttagtaattaccgagattgcgcttgcacttcttgcttgtgaatttgttgcctaaaagcttattagctttctccatgttcataataatgatgtctggatttgtaaattagttgttcggtttctttagttgtcaagaggtttaattctgaatgtagagcctgcctcctcttatgtagagtctcgcttggtagtctggcatgttcttcatctattttagtaatttcgcttttatctctgctactttcttcgcttcggatttatttctgtgggaaagatatgagataatctgtcctcttaagaaggccttaagagtttcccagagtattcctgcagagatctcaggggatgtatttgtctctagaaagaattcaatttgtttggatataaattcagtacaat is drawn from Polypterus senegalus isolate Bchr_013 unplaced genomic scaffold, ASM1683550v1 scaffold_4749, whole genome shotgun sequence and contains these coding sequences:
- the LOC120522738 gene encoding LOW QUALITY PROTEIN: E3 ubiquitin-protein ligase TRIM47-like (The sequence of the model RefSeq protein was modified relative to this genomic sequence to represent the inferred CDS: substituted 1 base at 1 genomic stop codon) encodes the protein MAEAQLFVSQDEFTCSVCLDTLTDPVTIPCGHNFCLKCLTDCWKKSQECSCPQCRENFTTRPALXRNNLLNELIQKLKKTTLSPPPPPPPPSQNYAGPGYLECDFCTGKKFRAVKSCLTCMASYCQTHLQPHYEVAAWKGHKLVDPDRNLKEKLCEKHQKSLEIFCKTDDSCICTMCVVTGHNGHKMVELESEREEKQ